TTCCACTGCCACGCGCCAGCGGGGCTCTTAGTCAGCTCCCAGTCATACTTGAACAGGGTTTCGAGGTAGCTGTTGTCCCACTGCGTCGGCGTGGGGGTCCATGCACCTTCGATACCGCTGGTGGTCGCATCGACGCCGACTCCCGTGTTGAAGGCGTTCTTCCAGCCGAGGCCCTGATCGACGATGGTGGAACCCCCAGGTTCAGGACCGACGTGGGTTGTCTCACCTGCGCCGTGGCATTTGCCAAAGGTATGCCCGCCCGCAGTGAGGGCGACGGTTTCCTCATCGTTCATCGCCATTCGCTTAAAGGTCTCGCGAATATCGCGCCCTGAGCCCAGCGGGTCAGGCTCGCCATCTGGCCCTTCTGGGTTCACGTAGATTAGGCCCATCTGCACGGCAGCGAGGGGGTTTAGCAGCACGCGATCGCCTTCGTAACGCTCATTGCCGAGCCAAGCTTTCTCAGAGCCCCAGTAGATGTCTAGCTCTGGCTCCCAAACATCCACACGCCCGCCAGCAAAGCCCAATGTTTTGAAGCCCATTGACTCCAGGGCACAGTTGCCGGCAAAGATCATCAGGTCGGCCCAGGAAATTTTGTTGCCGTATTTCTGTTTAATCGGCCAAAGCAGCATGCGCGCCTTATCAAGGTTGGCATTATCGGGCCAGCTGTTGAGCGGCTCAAATCGCTGACTACCCGAACCCGCACCGCCGCGACCATCACCAATCCGATAGGTGCCGGCACTGTGCCACGCCATCCGAATGAAGAGCGGCCCATAGTGACCATAGTCAGCGGGCCACCAGTCTTGGGAGGTGGTCATCAGCTCATAGATGTCTGCCCTTACAGCAGCTAAATCGAGGCTCTTGAACTGCTCAGCGTAGTTAAAGTCCTCACCCATAGGATTGGCCTTGGCTGAGTGCTGATGGAGAATATTCAAATTCAAAGCATTCGGCCACCACTCTTGGTTCGAAGTCCCAATCCGAGTTCGAGGTCCAGACAAGACAGGGCATTTGCTGGTGCTACTGACGGCATCGGATGTCGTGGGCTGGGGCGTACTGGCCTCGATCTGTTCTGCGCTACTCGATGCCAGGACAGATGATATGGCTCGCCAAATTTCCATTAGCTTGCCACTCATTGGGAACGGACATCTCATTTGGCTACTCGTCATAATTCCTTTCCTGATTGTGGTTTAGGTGGGTTTGTTTCTTCTCTGTGTAACTGGTTTTTCCTAGGTAGAAAGCATCGTCCGCCACATCTGCATCAGCACAGCCGTCTGCTCCGGCTGCTTAGCTTCTGGATTGATATAGTTCAACATCGTCTCAGCATTAGAAACCATCGGCATCGCCTCAAAGCCCTCTCGTTCGACAAACATTTTTTCAATCACGCTATCTTTCACGAGCATGGAATAGCGCCAAGATCGGTATCCCATCCCTTTGTCAAAAAGGTTTACCATCATCCCCATTTGGCGGGTGAAGTCACCATTGACATCGGGTATAAAGCGCACCTGATCGGCTCCTTCTGCTTGAGCCCAAGCCGCTAGCGAAAACGGATCATTTACCGAAATGCAAAGAATTTCGTCGACGTCGTTCGCTCGAA
The sequence above is a segment of the Leptolyngbya subtilissima AS-A7 genome. Coding sequences within it:
- a CDS encoding redoxin family protein, whose protein sequence is MFFNYEGQHVPQVTFRMFAEVGGYELSTADLFDHKTVVAFAVPGAFACPHSPVQLLAYNEYAAVFRANDVDEILCISVNDPFSLAAWAQAEGADQVRFIPDVNGDFTRQMGMMVNLFDKGMGYRSWRYSMLVKDSVIEKMFVEREGFEAMPMVSNAETMLNYINPEAKQPEQTAVLMQMWRTMLST